One genomic region from Bufo bufo chromosome 3, aBufBuf1.1, whole genome shotgun sequence encodes:
- the LAMTOR5 gene encoding ragulator complex protein LAMTOR5 codes for MMEAALEQHLEETMKIPSIVGILCTDSQGLNLGCCGSLSDEHAGVISILPQQAAQLTADPTDMPVVCLESDNGTIMIQKHDRLTVAVHKMTS; via the exons ATGATGGAGGCAGCTCTGGAGCAGCACCTAGAGGAGAC GATGAAGATCCCGTCTATTGTTGGAATCTTGTGCACAGATTCTCAGGGACTTAACTTGGGCT GCTGTGGAAGTCTCTCTGATGAGCATGCTGGTGTCATCTCCATCCTCCCACAACAGGCAGCTCAGCTTACAGCAGATCCCACCGACATGCCAGTTGTATGCCTGGAATCTGACAACGG AACTATTATGATTCAGAAGCATGACCGCTTGACTGTAGCAGTTCACAAAATGACATCCTGA